A window from Actinomycetota bacterium encodes these proteins:
- the paaC gene encoding phenylacetate-CoA oxygenase subunit PaaC: MAGDPRLVLLFAVADDELVLGHRHAEWTGWAPHIEEDLAFSSIAQDEMAHARLLYGLAGSLTGRSEDSLAFGRAPEEYRHAVLCERPNGDWGYTLARQYLYDTADAVRLEALAGSSWTELAELVTVIQLEEKYHLDHGRAWFERLAAGPLEARNRFASGLAAALAEAVALFEPLPDELVLVDEGVLPRPSEELLAAWLRPLGEALEAASLDYVLEHHGPIGGEMVPTSSGEIVADADELQAPGLVRRDGVWLHEGGFAGAGGRQGKHSDDFMPLWEEMTGLHRAHPGARW, from the coding sequence ATGGCCGGCGACCCCCGTTTGGTGCTTCTGTTCGCGGTGGCGGACGACGAGCTGGTGCTGGGGCACCGCCACGCCGAGTGGACGGGGTGGGCGCCGCACATCGAGGAGGACCTGGCGTTCTCCTCGATCGCGCAGGACGAGATGGCGCACGCCCGGCTGCTGTACGGGCTGGCCGGCTCCCTGACCGGCCGGAGCGAGGACTCGCTCGCGTTCGGGCGCGCGCCCGAGGAGTATCGCCACGCGGTCCTGTGCGAGCGTCCCAACGGCGATTGGGGCTACACGCTGGCTCGGCAATACCTGTACGACACCGCGGACGCGGTCCGGCTGGAGGCGCTGGCGGGCTCCTCATGGACGGAGCTGGCAGAGCTGGTGACGGTCATCCAGCTCGAGGAGAAGTACCACCTCGACCACGGCCGGGCCTGGTTCGAGCGTCTGGCCGCCGGGCCGCTCGAGGCCCGGAACCGGTTCGCCTCCGGACTGGCCGCGGCCCTGGCCGAGGCCGTGGCGCTGTTCGAGCCGCTGCCCGATGAGCTCGTGCTGGTGGACGAAGGCGTGCTCCCGCGGCCGTCGGAGGAGCTGCTGGCCGCGTGGCTGCGCCCGCTGGGGGAAGCCCTCGAGGCGGCCTCGCTCGACTACGTGCTCGAGCACCACGGGCCCATCGGGGGCGAGATGGTCCCGACCTCGAGCGGGGAGATCGTCGCCGACGCCGACGAGCTCCAGGCACCCGGCCTGGTCCGGCGGGACGGCGTGTGGTTGCACGAGGGCGGATTCGCCGGGGCCGGAGGACGGCAGGGCAAGCACTCTGATGATTTCATGCCGCTGTGGGAGGAGATGACGGGGCTGCATCGGGCACACCCGGGGGCGAGATGGTGA
- a CDS encoding tetratricopeptide repeat protein — MVDLPTGTVTFLFTDIEGSTRLLQELGSGYTELLEQHRQIVRAACRAHDGVEFGTEGDAHFVVFPSATEAVGAALDAQRGLAAHPWPRGGRIKVRMGLHTGEGTLVAGNYVGIDVHRAARIAAAGHGGQVLLSATTSALVEGTLPEGVRLLDLGQHQLKDLEQAEHISQLVAPGLPADFPPIRSMDERPNNLPAELTTFVGREAEMVSVMELLRANRLVTLTGPGGTGKTRLALHVASRVLHHFVDGVFFVPLASIGDPSLVVSTIAEALGVKEMGVRPIEEILKQHLEPREMLLVLDNFEQILPAATSITEFLQAAPLLKALVTSQAVLHVSGEQEFPVAPLALPDPLHLPELGVLSQYDAVALFIQRARSVSPTFSVTNENAPAVAEICARLDGLPLAIELAAARSKLLPPEALLRRLREGLTVLRSGSRDLPARQQTLRHAIAWSHDLLRPDEQALFRRLAIFVRGWTVQAAEAVVDADGDMSTDVLDALEGLVDRSLVRQEPQAEGEPRFWMLGTIRAFALERLETSGERPELARRHGSHFLALAEEAEPQLTGSVQGEWLDRLEREHDNLRAALRFLVDAGDAGPALRMAGALWRFWHFRGHLSEGRAWLGEALAMPAATEQQGPRAKALQGMAGLAYWQRDYEASSRAYEEALQLCRAGGDPEDTATALYNLAFSLGAERKPERARDLLAESRALYEAAGNQRGVAYTGLLLETIHQMLGEWERSLSMADEIIQAFRDFGDRWGLANTLHGLGDALREEGDVPGAAAAFGEALRIFDEAGDVAAVAMVLGGLAVLAARAGDGETAAVLSGAWEALEEQVGGGAPEALRGFDDPAVLIRPLLDEATFVRKWARGRSMTRDDAVRLALRWIDSRTVSTPPSAKEDNRARS, encoded by the coding sequence ATGGTGGACCTACCGACCGGGACCGTCACGTTCCTGTTCACGGACATCGAGGGTTCCACGCGCCTGCTCCAGGAGCTGGGCTCCGGGTACACCGAGCTGCTGGAACAGCATCGCCAGATCGTTCGGGCGGCGTGCCGGGCCCACGACGGGGTCGAGTTCGGGACCGAGGGCGACGCGCACTTTGTCGTGTTCCCGAGCGCGACGGAAGCCGTTGGGGCGGCCCTGGACGCCCAGCGAGGACTGGCCGCCCATCCCTGGCCGAGGGGGGGCCGGATCAAGGTTCGGATGGGCCTGCACACGGGCGAGGGGACGCTGGTCGCGGGCAACTACGTCGGGATCGACGTGCATCGCGCGGCCAGGATCGCCGCCGCGGGCCACGGCGGTCAGGTCCTGCTCTCGGCCACCACCAGCGCGCTGGTCGAAGGGACCCTCCCCGAGGGGGTCAGGCTCCTGGACCTCGGACAGCACCAGCTGAAGGACCTGGAGCAGGCCGAGCACATCTCGCAGCTCGTCGCCCCCGGCCTGCCGGCGGACTTCCCGCCCATCCGGTCCATGGACGAGCGCCCGAACAACCTCCCGGCCGAGCTCACGACGTTCGTGGGCCGGGAGGCCGAGATGGTCTCCGTCATGGAATTGCTCCGGGCCAACCGGCTGGTGACCCTGACGGGGCCGGGAGGGACCGGGAAGACGCGGCTGGCCCTGCACGTCGCGTCCCGCGTCCTCCATCATTTCGTGGACGGGGTGTTCTTCGTTCCGCTGGCCTCGATCGGGGATCCCTCCCTGGTGGTCTCCACCATCGCCGAGGCCCTCGGAGTCAAGGAGATGGGCGTGCGCCCCATCGAGGAGATCCTGAAGCAGCACCTGGAGCCCAGGGAGATGCTCCTGGTGCTCGACAACTTCGAACAGATCCTCCCCGCGGCCACGTCCATCACCGAGTTCCTGCAGGCCGCCCCCCTGCTCAAGGCCCTGGTCACCAGCCAGGCCGTCCTGCACGTGAGCGGGGAGCAGGAGTTCCCGGTGGCCCCGCTCGCCCTTCCGGACCCCCTGCACCTTCCGGAGCTCGGCGTGCTGTCCCAGTACGACGCGGTGGCGCTGTTCATCCAGCGGGCCCGGTCGGTGAGCCCGACGTTCAGCGTGACCAACGAGAACGCGCCCGCAGTGGCGGAGATCTGCGCTCGCCTGGACGGCCTGCCGCTGGCCATCGAGCTGGCCGCGGCCCGGAGCAAGCTCCTGCCTCCCGAGGCGCTGCTCCGGCGGCTCCGGGAGGGCCTGACCGTCCTCCGGTCCGGGTCGCGGGACCTTCCGGCCCGCCAGCAGACCCTCCGCCACGCCATCGCCTGGAGCCACGACCTCCTTCGGCCCGACGAACAGGCGCTGTTCCGGCGACTGGCCATCTTCGTCCGGGGCTGGACTGTCCAGGCCGCGGAAGCGGTGGTGGACGCGGACGGCGATATGTCCACCGACGTCCTCGACGCGCTCGAGGGCCTGGTGGACAGGAGCCTGGTCCGCCAGGAGCCCCAGGCCGAAGGCGAGCCCCGCTTCTGGATGCTGGGGACCATCCGCGCGTTCGCCCTGGAGCGGCTGGAGACGAGTGGCGAACGGCCGGAACTGGCTCGCCGCCACGGGTCGCACTTCCTGGCCCTGGCGGAGGAAGCCGAGCCTCAGCTCACGGGCAGCGTGCAGGGGGAGTGGTTGGACCGACTGGAGCGGGAGCACGACAACCTCCGGGCGGCCCTCCGCTTCCTGGTGGACGCCGGCGACGCCGGCCCGGCCCTGCGCATGGCCGGGGCGCTGTGGCGGTTCTGGCACTTCCGGGGGCACCTCAGCGAGGGCCGGGCATGGCTGGGCGAGGCGCTGGCGATGCCGGCGGCGACCGAGCAGCAGGGTCCCCGCGCGAAGGCCCTCCAGGGCATGGCCGGGCTGGCGTACTGGCAGCGCGACTACGAAGCGTCCAGCCGGGCCTACGAGGAGGCGCTCCAGCTGTGCCGGGCCGGGGGGGATCCCGAGGACACGGCCACGGCCCTGTACAACCTTGCGTTCTCCCTGGGCGCGGAGCGCAAGCCCGAGCGGGCCCGGGACCTGCTGGCCGAGAGCCGGGCGCTGTACGAGGCTGCCGGGAACCAGCGCGGTGTGGCCTACACCGGCCTCCTCCTGGAGACCATCCATCAGATGCTGGGCGAATGGGAGCGGAGCCTGTCGATGGCGGATGAGATCATCCAGGCGTTCCGGGACTTCGGGGACCGGTGGGGCCTCGCCAACACACTGCATGGCCTGGGCGACGCGCTGCGAGAGGAGGGCGACGTGCCCGGCGCCGCCGCTGCCTTCGGCGAGGCGCTGCGGATCTTCGACGAGGCGGGCGACGTGGCGGCCGTGGCCATGGTCCTCGGGGGCCTGGCCGTCCTGGCCGCCCGGGCCGGCGACGGCGAGACCGCGGCGGTGCTGAGTGGGGCCTGGGAGGCGCTGGAAGAGCAGGTCGGAGGGGGTGCCCCCGAGGCCCTCCGAGGGTTCGATGATCCCGCGGTCCTCATCCGCCCCCTGCTGGACGAGGCGACCTTCGTCCGGAAGTGGGCCCGGGGACGCTCCATGACCAGGGACGACGCCGTCCGTCTGGCCCTGCGGTGGATCGATTCCAGGACGGTGTCCACGCCCCCATCGGCGAAAGAGGACAATCGCGCCCGGAGTTGA
- a CDS encoding ABC transporter ATP-binding protein, whose product MPKPMISLRNVSKQFQQSGGAAVNDLTLDVHEGETVVLVGPSGCGKTTTMKMINRLIEPTSGSIHVDGRDVMDQDPVELRRRIGYVIQSIGLLPHRTVQQNIATVPGLVGWDDARSRKRVDELVEIFDLDRELLPRYPSELSGGQQQRVGVARALAADPPVMLMDEPFAAVDPIVRARLQDEFLGIQRRLRKTIVFVTHDIDEAIKMADRIAILNRGAKVEQYASPEEILRAPASPFVQDFVGAERGLKRLALIPVSAIEVEPGPVIPPTATAEEARGAIREGGFGWVSVVEDGELLGWIDESSLDGAATARDANPRRFSAYVTAKDSLRQALDSIVTSSTNVAVVVSEGQRYLGILTLDRLSREITQ is encoded by the coding sequence GTGCCGAAGCCGATGATCTCGCTCCGCAACGTCTCCAAGCAGTTCCAGCAGTCCGGGGGGGCGGCGGTGAACGACCTCACCCTGGACGTCCACGAGGGCGAGACCGTGGTCCTGGTGGGCCCCTCGGGCTGCGGCAAGACCACCACCATGAAGATGATCAACCGGCTCATCGAGCCGACGTCGGGCTCGATCCACGTGGACGGCCGGGACGTCATGGACCAGGATCCCGTGGAGCTCCGCCGACGGATCGGCTACGTCATCCAGTCCATCGGGCTGCTCCCGCACCGCACCGTGCAGCAGAACATTGCCACGGTCCCCGGGCTGGTGGGGTGGGACGACGCCCGCAGCAGGAAGCGGGTCGACGAGCTGGTCGAGATCTTCGACCTGGACCGGGAGCTGCTGCCCCGGTATCCGTCGGAGCTGTCCGGGGGCCAGCAGCAGCGGGTCGGCGTGGCCCGCGCGCTTGCGGCCGACCCCCCGGTGATGCTCATGGACGAGCCGTTCGCGGCCGTGGACCCCATCGTCCGGGCCCGCCTTCAGGACGAGTTCCTGGGGATCCAGCGGCGCCTCCGCAAGACCATCGTGTTCGTGACCCACGACATCGACGAGGCGATCAAGATGGCCGACCGGATCGCCATCCTGAACCGGGGGGCGAAGGTGGAACAGTACGCCTCCCCCGAGGAGATCCTTCGCGCGCCGGCCAGCCCGTTCGTCCAGGACTTCGTGGGAGCCGAGCGGGGCCTGAAGCGCCTAGCGCTGATCCCCGTGTCCGCGATCGAGGTCGAGCCCGGGCCGGTCATCCCCCCGACGGCGACCGCCGAGGAGGCACGCGGGGCCATCCGGGAGGGCGGGTTCGGCTGGGTCAGCGTGGTCGAGGACGGCGAGCTGCTCGGCTGGATTGACGAGTCGTCGCTGGACGGCGCGGCCACCGCGAGGGACGCCAACCCCCGGAGGTTCAGCGCCTACGTCACGGCGAAGGACTCGCTGCGTCAGGCCCTGGACTCCATCGTCACCTCGTCCACAAACGTGGCCGTGGTGGTGAGCGAGGGCCAGCGCTACCTGGGGATCCTCACCCTGGACCGGCTGTCCCGGGAGATCACGCAGTGA
- a CDS encoding ABC transporter substrate-binding protein — protein MRKHRKLALGAAALALTLLAAACGKSSPGGGGTGKACNDPVTVGVSGDYAESQIMAELYGQILAANGCTVSYQLHLGTREISDKALESGKIDIKPEYVAYELPALDPNADTSGTADQVAARLKPLVEKKGWELLDFTPANDTNAFVVTKATADKYSLTTMSDLAKVAGQLTLGGPPECPQRPFCIPGLKSTYGIEFGKFQPIGACDSATANALVSGAVDVALLCSTQSIIAKEGLVVLQDDKNLQAAGNIAPIVKKGVLTSSGEDLLNKVSAGIEDATITGLSEKVEIEHQDPADVAKAYLSDQGLT, from the coding sequence ATGCGGAAGCACCGCAAGCTTGCCCTCGGGGCGGCGGCGCTCGCGCTCACGCTGCTGGCCGCGGCGTGCGGCAAGAGCTCGCCGGGTGGGGGCGGCACCGGCAAGGCGTGCAACGACCCCGTCACGGTAGGCGTGTCGGGCGACTACGCCGAGAGCCAGATCATGGCCGAGCTGTACGGGCAGATCCTGGCGGCGAACGGGTGCACGGTGTCCTACCAGCTCCATCTGGGGACCCGGGAGATCTCGGACAAGGCCCTGGAGAGCGGGAAGATCGACATCAAACCCGAGTACGTGGCCTACGAGCTGCCGGCCCTGGACCCGAACGCCGACACCAGCGGGACGGCGGACCAGGTGGCGGCGCGCCTGAAGCCCCTGGTGGAGAAGAAGGGCTGGGAGCTGCTCGACTTCACGCCAGCCAACGACACGAACGCGTTCGTGGTCACCAAGGCCACGGCCGACAAGTACAGCCTGACCACGATGAGCGACCTGGCCAAGGTGGCCGGGCAGCTGACGCTGGGCGGGCCGCCCGAGTGCCCGCAGCGGCCGTTCTGCATCCCCGGCCTGAAGTCCACGTACGGGATCGAATTCGGCAAGTTCCAGCCCATCGGGGCCTGCGACTCGGCCACTGCGAATGCTCTCGTCAGCGGGGCGGTGGACGTGGCACTCCTGTGCTCCACGCAATCGATCATCGCCAAGGAAGGTTTGGTCGTCCTCCAAGACGACAAGAACCTCCAGGCGGCCGGGAACATCGCGCCGATCGTGAAGAAGGGCGTGCTGACCTCCTCGGGAGAGGACCTCCTGAACAAGGTCAGTGCGGGGATCGAGGACGCCACCATCACCGGCCTGTCGGAGAAGGTCGAGATCGAGCACCAGGACCCGGCCGACGTGGCCAAGGCCTACCTATCGGATCAAGGACTGACCTAG
- the paaA gene encoding 1,2-phenylacetyl-CoA epoxidase subunit A codes for MTYDERVAEFKARVDAGEKIEAGEWMPDEYRQAALKFIEMHANSEVMGALPEREWIPRAPTLRRKLSLTAKVQDEVGHGQILYRVAEDLGKSREQMFDDLVNGRTKFHNVFHYPTKTWGDVAVIGWLIDGAALVTQRALLDSSYAPYVRAMRRICAEESLHLRHGEDLTLELVSGTPEQREMFQDAVNRWWRAIMHFYGPPSNPSKDVLLYWGIKTKSNEQLRNEFFSTYVPKLWDLGITVPDPALRWDEERGEWVWGAEDWVNWDEFWQVVRGNGPMTSVRLLYRKAMWDTHAWVREVFAGIPAAAV; via the coding sequence ATGACCTACGACGAGCGGGTGGCCGAGTTCAAGGCGCGCGTCGACGCCGGCGAGAAGATCGAGGCCGGCGAGTGGATGCCCGACGAGTACCGCCAGGCCGCGCTGAAGTTCATCGAGATGCACGCGAACTCCGAGGTGATGGGGGCGCTGCCGGAGCGGGAATGGATCCCTCGCGCGCCGACGCTCCGCCGGAAGCTGAGCCTCACCGCGAAGGTCCAGGACGAGGTCGGGCACGGCCAGATCCTGTACCGGGTGGCCGAGGACCTCGGGAAGTCCCGCGAGCAGATGTTCGACGACCTGGTCAACGGCCGGACCAAGTTCCACAACGTCTTCCACTACCCCACGAAGACGTGGGGCGACGTGGCCGTGATCGGCTGGCTCATCGACGGCGCCGCGCTGGTGACCCAGCGGGCCCTGCTGGACTCGTCGTACGCGCCGTACGTCCGCGCCATGCGTAGGATCTGCGCCGAGGAGTCGCTGCACCTCCGCCACGGCGAGGACCTCACCCTGGAGCTCGTCAGCGGCACGCCCGAGCAGCGGGAGATGTTCCAGGACGCCGTGAACCGCTGGTGGCGGGCCATCATGCACTTCTACGGACCGCCCTCCAACCCGAGCAAGGACGTCCTGCTGTACTGGGGCATCAAGACGAAGTCGAACGAGCAGCTCCGCAACGAGTTCTTCTCCACCTACGTTCCGAAGCTGTGGGACCTTGGCATCACCGTCCCCGACCCGGCGCTGCGTTGGGACGAGGAGCGTGGCGAGTGGGTGTGGGGGGCCGAGGACTGGGTGAATTGGGACGAGTTCTGGCAGGTGGTCCGCGGCAACGGGCCCATGACGTCGGTTCGCCTGCTGTACCGCAAGGCCATGTGGGACACGCACGCCTGGGTTCGGGAGGTCTTCGCCGGCATCCCCGCCGCGGCGGTGTAG
- the paaJ gene encoding phenylacetate-CoA oxygenase subunit PaaJ, translating to MKAIELAVWEALAGVHDPEIPPLAITDLGIVKEVRVEEDRVEVDLLPTFVGCPALDAIREDATRAALDVAGDREVTVRFVFSPPWTSDRITPEGREALRSYGLTPPGESGHRTTFIPLASLERTEGGMTCPFCGSDHTVLESAFGPTLCRTTHFCRSCRNAFEGFKPKLAG from the coding sequence GTGAAGGCCATCGAGCTCGCGGTGTGGGAGGCGCTGGCCGGGGTCCACGACCCGGAGATCCCCCCGCTCGCCATCACCGACCTCGGGATCGTGAAGGAGGTGCGGGTCGAGGAGGACCGGGTCGAGGTCGACCTCCTGCCCACCTTCGTCGGCTGTCCCGCGCTCGACGCCATCCGGGAGGATGCGACGCGGGCGGCGCTCGACGTCGCGGGGGACCGGGAGGTCACCGTTCGGTTCGTGTTCTCACCGCCCTGGACCAGCGATCGCATCACGCCGGAGGGACGCGAAGCGCTGCGGTCCTACGGCCTCACGCCGCCGGGCGAAAGCGGCCACCGCACGACGTTCATTCCGCTGGCGTCCCTGGAGCGCACCGAGGGCGGGATGACCTGTCCGTTCTGCGGCAGCGACCACACCGTTCTGGAGAGCGCCTTCGGGCCGACGCTATGCCGGACCACGCACTTCTGCCGGTCCTGCCGCAACGCGTTCGAGGGGTTCAAGCCGAAGCTCGCCGGCTGA
- a CDS encoding ABC transporter permease translates to MVSPPGTGAGLMHAFVQLWHWLTTASHWSGPCEPLNCPIPTRVLQHVELSLLGVAIAMAVALPVGMLIGHTRRGEFLAVSIANLGRAIPSFAILSLVFLIMLQVKPKLSFGFVPTVIALFLLAIPPILTNTYVGIQGVDPDTVEAARGVGMTEREVLVRLELPLAAPLIIAGLRTAAVQVVATATLAAVIGGGGLGRYIVDGFAVNDDTMVLAGAVLVAALAILTELAFAGFERIATPRFSQRGRRRPEVEPEPAAAFKSA, encoded by the coding sequence ATGGTCTCCCCGCCGGGGACGGGTGCCGGCCTGATGCACGCGTTCGTCCAGCTGTGGCACTGGCTCACCACCGCCAGTCACTGGTCCGGCCCCTGCGAGCCGCTGAACTGCCCCATCCCGACGCGGGTCCTCCAGCACGTGGAGCTCTCGCTGCTCGGGGTGGCCATCGCCATGGCGGTCGCACTTCCCGTCGGGATGCTCATCGGCCACACGCGGCGCGGCGAGTTCCTGGCGGTGTCCATCGCCAACCTGGGCCGGGCCATCCCCTCGTTCGCCATCCTGTCGCTGGTGTTCCTGATCATGCTCCAGGTGAAGCCCAAGCTCAGCTTCGGCTTCGTCCCCACGGTGATCGCGCTGTTCCTGCTGGCCATCCCGCCCATCCTCACGAACACCTACGTGGGGATCCAGGGGGTCGATCCGGACACCGTGGAGGCCGCGCGAGGGGTGGGCATGACGGAGCGCGAGGTCCTGGTGCGGCTGGAGCTGCCGCTGGCCGCCCCGCTCATCATCGCCGGCCTGCGAACGGCGGCCGTCCAGGTCGTGGCCACGGCCACGCTGGCCGCCGTGATCGGCGGCGGAGGCCTGGGTCGCTACATCGTGGACGGGTTCGCGGTGAACGACGACACCATGGTCCTGGCCGGGGCCGTCCTGGTGGCAGCGCTGGCCATCCTCACCGAGCTGGCCTTCGCGGGGTTCGAGCGGATCGCCACCCCGAGGTTCTCCCAGCGGGGGCGCCGGCGGCCGGAGGTGGAGCCCGAGCCCGCGGCCGCGTTCAAGTCGGCCTGA
- a CDS encoding ABC transporter permease → MIAPAGLGLAGQPFIDWGWIGRNGDTIFRAFLQHLEYTVIAVGVGFLISFPLAVAAHRRRWLYPPLTWLTGFLYTIPSLALFVLLIPFTGLSAVTAEIGLVSYTLLILIRNIVTGLRGVPDDVKEAARGMGYTERQLLARVELPLALPAIAAGIRIATVTTIGLVTVTALIGKGGLGLLIYEGLRDSFATAALTGTVLCVALAIAADSLLLVGQRAITPWSPRRGRVPA, encoded by the coding sequence GTGATCGCGCCGGCGGGGCTCGGGCTCGCCGGCCAGCCGTTCATCGACTGGGGCTGGATCGGCCGCAATGGCGACACCATCTTCCGGGCCTTCCTCCAGCACCTCGAGTACACGGTGATCGCGGTGGGGGTGGGGTTCCTGATCTCGTTCCCGCTGGCCGTGGCGGCGCACCGGCGCCGGTGGCTGTACCCACCCCTCACCTGGCTCACCGGGTTCCTGTACACGATCCCGAGCCTGGCCCTGTTCGTGCTGCTGATCCCGTTCACCGGCCTCTCCGCGGTCACCGCCGAGATCGGCTTGGTCAGCTACACGCTGCTGATCCTGATCCGGAACATCGTCACCGGGCTCCGCGGCGTCCCGGACGACGTGAAGGAAGCGGCCAGGGGCATGGGCTACACGGAGCGACAGCTGCTGGCCAGGGTGGAGCTGCCGCTGGCCCTGCCGGCCATCGCCGCGGGGATCCGCATCGCCACGGTGACCACGATCGGCCTGGTCACGGTCACGGCTCTCATCGGCAAGGGCGGGCTGGGCCTGCTCATCTACGAGGGACTTCGGGACTCGTTCGCCACGGCCGCCCTCACCGGGACGGTGCTGTGCGTCGCGCTGGCCATCGCCGCCGACTCGTTGCTGCTGGTGGGCCAGCGGGCCATCACGCCATGGTCTCCCCGCCGGGGACGGGTGCCGGCCTGA